One window of the Psilocybe cubensis strain MGC-MH-2018 chromosome 12, whole genome shotgun sequence genome contains the following:
- a CDS encoding RhoGEF domain-containing protein gxcJ, giving the protein MPISRSNTLRGKSRSPAPPPLPPNSIQTSQRPFLPPSHYAAAGGFNVRSPIVQVEQTISDPKKRRLKPNLKHNYARNQTENHPGPSDSDSLISIDNALPISMKRQSSRSELTGIEAQLLPSLRDTIDRMTGAPSRASSPYRTGVGNVDSATRGKTNTSRSSPELKTALSERMRSEAKPSNDSNSFPYPTPAIGEGAVTPISSQFYSDPVNPIMGSLPLRSKTPAKSALKTSLRSPVPNPPMPMALSVNSPPMSGSSLRNMKSLLTRKCSGTLRSPFTNAKPSSEGMHHDNRKPGGVSTPTPPVLPGPDSATKTDQLYSESESPQFRRFSTKKIFQSNIPRPRTRHYHNEAPEHGNLDDSDLDRRYDNEQRDRRKLTVANAEVPMSVSSESDIESRINHDLRNTIAGARIPRKRESLYPIGLGLSMRKQTSEPREFGQSHSRETEIQLHDFHPVSREKSLRFSLPPSESAGSSYSDELSNYRPESYRYSGTDTPDGELATNATQPRRFEDSRYIDKPSNAQTRRSSPSAVYEASTDEETESDREGYSVWYKKPNEKHPSPNRKPTLPPTHGQESESFVPVASPRQQTSRRRRESPSPRNSEGFAPNLRELIKSRHSFTRLACETAPISSQATPRQRHVDPLEPSSAQQPRVSSPLKDSDHHRHQDYYKEDKESFARTPASAIIDDYRSAAARERMAFGIPPSESDEAISAQEQGQQLFSEDSNMSSINASLWQEESENMSEEAESIFRALNYPKSVAEQQNSKDAFYDSTPRLSVISPTLSSPSACDERAPNRSRSEEPLDENNNLIRTREGVIQEIFETEEELIRHLHTCMSTFVLPLRVHNSRSWISGVPANIAKLLDWFNDIVNLHEQIYESLCSARDTMSPATDRVSESLRCFVLKFEVYQPYLVRLADVSEDIMKLIDDPQSDFGQFVGIQQRLPECEGWTFERFLMLPVNRLAAYQVMFARLLDLTPKSHQDYLSTFSLSRSTDMVIRVMTEVKIREDEYNLLKLFSSRIQGIPFSKGLATRERRLLHSGPLDLILSGLPDVLDPPSRIGPQPHASESKRADRSSKLLDTINTSSSVFERADSEKSASSFDGIASGKGPVATSTPVKSSWFSRLPLRRRPQPKPLLLPVSEPQAKGTGKATPMLNSLKTVSVHVFVFSDLVLLAQPSQTHDDKPRWILSTDLGLFRPLSIAHIQRFNQEGTVLSLEAITLDVNSLNDNTDFKTTSFRTVDLLMPTSTPSENDAIDHCIIDEVSEPWILAFRQCSKATLRKLTFLGLGTQHELCFNSDRTLDTFLAVSTLVGSGQPIPRSPSGHFPDKLHDQGEDLLGDERQERGWWSLRYQQVFREFQRQDSVLSDDDPEETI; this is encoded by the exons ATGCCAATTTCGAGGTCAAATACGTTGCGTGGCAAATCGCGCTCTCCTGCGCCCCCACCATTGCCCCCCAATTCGATTCAGACTTCTCAAAGACCATTTTTACCTCCGTCTCACTATGCCGCCGCTGGTGGGTTTAATGTTCGCAGCCCCATTGTCCAAGTGGAACAAACAATATCAGATCCCAAAAAGCGAAGGCTTAAACCGAACCTGAAGCACAACTACGCCCGGAATCAGACCGAAAATCATCCAGGACCTTCAGATTCTGACTCGCTCATTTCCATTGACAATGCACTGCCTATATCCATGAAACGACAGAGTTCGAGGTCGGAACTCACGGGAATTGAAGCCCAGCTTCTACCCTCCTTGCGCGATACCATAGACCGTATGACAGGAGCTCCATCTCGTGCATCTTCGCCTTATAGAACTGGAGTAGGGAATGTGGATTCAGCAACAAGAGGAAAAACTAATACATCCCGATCTTCCCCAGAGCTAAAGACTGCATTATCAGAGAGGATGCGCAGTGAAGCTAAACCATCGAATGATTCCAATTCATTTCCCTACCCAACTCCAGCAATTGGAGAAGGCGCGGTCACTCCCATTTCATCTCAATTTTATTCGGATCCAGTAAACCCTATCATGGGAAGTTTGCCGTTACGTTCCAAAACTCCAGCAAAATCCGCTCTTAAAACATCTTTGCGATCCCCCGTCCCTAATCCACCAATGCCCATGGCGTTATCAGTTAATTCTCCGCCCATGTCAGGTTCATCATTGCGGAATATGAAGAGCCTTCTGACAAGGAAGTGTTCTGGAACACTAAGATCGCCCTTTACGAACGCTAAACCTTCCAGTGAAGGGATGCACCAT GATAATAGAAAGCCTGGCGGAGTGTCGACTCCCACACCTCCTGTGTTGCCCGGTCCCGATTCAGCGACCAAGACGGACCAATTATATTCTGAAAGCGAGTCGCCACAATTTCGTCGATTTTCTACGAAAAAAATATTCCAGTCCAATATTCCACGTCCTCGAACTAGGCACTATCACAACGAAGCTCCAGAACACGGTAATCTAGATGATTCTGACCTTGACCGGCGGTACGACAACGAACAACGCGACCGACGAAAATTAACTGTTGCCAATGCGGAGGTTCCGATGTCTGTTTCAAGTGAAAGCGACATCGAATCGAGGATCAATCACGATCTTAGGAACACAATAGCAGGTGCAAGGATCCCTCGCAAGCGTGAGAGTCTGTATCCTATCGGATTGGGCCTTTCAATGCGAAAACAGACCTCGGAGCCCCGCGAATTTGGACAGTCTCATTCTCGGGAAACTGAAATACAATTACATGACTTCCACCCAGTTTCCAGGGAAAAATCTCTGCGATTTTCCTTGCCCCCATCTGAATCTGCTGGATCTTCATATTCAGATGAACTCAGCAACTACCGTCCGGAATCGTACCGATATAGTGGTACTGATACCCCTGACGGTGAACTCGCGACGAATGCAACACAACCGAGACGGTTTGAAGATTCCAGATACATTGACAAACCTAGCAATGCTCAGACACGTCGTTCTTCGCCCTCGGCTGTATATGAGGCAAGCACCGATGAGGAGACTGAATCGGATCGCGAAGGGTATTCGGTTTGGTACAAAAAACCAAATGAAAAGCATCCGAGCCCAAACCGCAAACCCACTTTGCCTCCTACTCATGGACAAGAGAGCGAAAGTTTTGTTCCTGTTGCATCTCCGAGGCAACAAACATCTCGTCGGAGGCGCGAGTCGCCGTCCCCTCGAAATTCTGAAGGGTTTGCGCCTAATCTCCGAGAACTAATCAAAAGCCGACATTCGTTCACAAGGCTTGCTTGCGAGACTGCGCCAATTTCTTCTCAGGCTACTCCCCGTCAGCGGCATGTTGATCCATTAGAACCATCTAGCGCTCAGCAGCCCAGAGTTTCCTCGCCTTTGAAGGATTCAGATCACCATCGCCATCAAGATTACTACAAAGAGGACAAAGAAAGCTTTGCGCGTACGCCAGCTTCCGCCATCATCGACGACTATCGTTCTGCCGCGGCTCGAGAACGTATGGCCTTTGGCATCCCACCATCCGAATCGGATGAGGCTATATCTGCACAAGAACAAGGGCAGCAGCTGTTCTCTGAAGATAGCAATATGTCCTCCATCAACGCGTCTCTATGGCAagaagaaagtgaaaataTGAGTGAGGAAGCTGAGAGCATTTTTAGGGCATTAAATTACCCCAAAAGTGTCGCTGAACAGCAAAATTCTAAG GACGCATTCTACGATAGTACTCCACGACTCAGTGTCATTTCCCCGACTTTAAGTTCACCCTCGGCGTGCGACGAACGCGCACCCAACCGTTCACGTAGCGAAGAACCCCTTGATGAAAACAACAATCTTATCAGGACACGGGAGGGTGTAATCCAAGAAATATTCGAAACTGAAGAAGAACTcattcgtcatcttcatacCTGCATGTCCACGTTCGTCTTACCCCTGAGGGTTCACAACAGTAGATCGTGGATTTCTGGTGTTCCCGCGAATATTGCCAAACTCTTGGATTGGTTCAACGATATCGTCAATCTGCACGAACAAATTTACGAGTCACTCTGCTCTGCTCGGGACACGATGTCCCCAGCAACTGACCGTGTGTCTGAGTCGTTGCGATGTTTTGTGTTGAAGTTCGAAGTGTATCAACCGTATCTTGTCAGGCTCGCTGATGTATCGGAAGACATCATGAAGTTGATCGATGACCCTCAGAGCGATTTTGGGCAATTTGTCGGCATCCAACAACGGTTGCCTGAGTGTGAAGGTTGGACATTCGAACGATTCCTGATGCTCCCCGTCAATCGATTGGCGGCCTATCAGGTTATGTTTGCA CGACTCTTAGACCTCACTCCCAAATCTCACCAGGACTACCTATCgactttctctctctctcgctcTACAGATATGGTAATTAGAGTTATGACCGAGGTCAAAATCAGGGAAGACGAGTATAACCTGCTGAAATTATTCTCATCACGAATACAGGGAATACCCTTTTCAAAAGGGCTAGCTACTCGAGAACGAAGGCTCCTGCATTCTGGACCTTTAGATTTAATTCTGTCTGGGTTGCCTGATGTTCTTGACCCACCTAGTAGAATCGGACCTCAGCCTCACGCTTCCGAATCTAAAAGGGCCGATCGTTCTTCAAAGCTGCTTGACACCATAAACACCTCAAGCTCTGTGTTTGAAAGGGCCGATTCTGAAAAGTCTGCATCGTCGTTTGATGGTATCGCATCTGGGAAGGGTCCTGTTGCTACATCTACCCCTGTAAAGTCCTCATGGTTTTCACGTCTCCCTCTCCGAAGACGACCTCAGCCTAAGCCATTGTTACTACCTGTGAGCGAACCTCAAGCCAAGGGAACTGGGAAAGCAACCCCGATGTTAAATTCCCTGAAAACTGTTTCTGTCCACGTGTTTGTCTTTAGCGATCTGGTTCTATTGGCTCAACCTAGTCAGACACATGATGATAAACCTCGCTGGATTTTGTCTACAGATCTCGGTTTATTTAGACCATTGTCAATCGCTCATATCCAGAGGTTCAATCAAG AGGGCACTGTGCTATCGCTGGAAGCGATCACATTGGATGTGAATAGCCTCAACGATAACACAGATTTTAAAACAACCTCATTTCGGACTGTCGATCTTCTTATGCCCACCAGTACTCCCTCTGAGAATGATGCTATTGATCACTGCATCATCGACGAAGTTTCTGAGCCCTGGATTCTAGCTTTTCGACAATGTTCCAAGGCGACTCTGCGCAAACTGACTTTTCTTGGGCTTGGTACTCAGCATGAACTCTGTTTCAATTCTGATAGGACCCTTGATACTTTCCTAGCTGTCTCTACTCTCGTTGGTTCTGGGCAGCCTATTCCCAGAAGTCCATCGGGCCACTTTCCTGATAAACTGCATGATCAGGGAGAGGATCTTCTTGGGGACGAGCGACAAGAACGTGGCTGGTGGTCATTACGATACCAACAAGTATTTCGAGAATTCCAACGTCAGGACTCTGTGTTATCTGATGATGATCCCGAGGAAACAATCTAG
- a CDS encoding Endoplasmic reticulum chaperone BiP → MSNLSRKNRYHNAKLVLCIDIGTTFTAASYCLVPPTDKETIKFQEINRWPKQNHPDAKVPSIIYYDKEGKPRLRGAEIEDEESKMEAEISDWRRAEWWKMLLRPSYFSLPEGFSAAALPPRVTVEKAFEDQMAYVMENVRRFINTMYPDGVDLWNTLHQSMVLVLTTPNGWDGLQQHKMREASVKSGLIKPEKRNYVRFVSEGEAAIHYCIDNTPKTLLKIGSTILVCDIGGGTIDLGVYKLDNLEPISLAEVGPPSCYLAGGVYVDYEAKIFIRDKLSGSKWGTNDDIDKAAQCFEKGVKRLFTGKEDSRFLNLNGSNASDESRGIVRGRLKMKRADLIKIFEPSIRVIRNALMEALTTSTSRIDQIFVVGGFADSPYVYSQIEEFFKGHKIPVCKPNDIMSKAISHGGLRWHFDSGVQVRIAKLHYGAETTVLYDPKDAEMVGRAKFQNCRGEWRVRNAWKTIVPKNTRIRGEDEHREIFHIEFEDPSDLEVELELFAYRLLEPPTFLRNKDGSLVEGIIHLGTVKGNLRRCYEFSKLKVSKAGKQYKILEYQICLYFGDTELKANLRWKENGKTVVGDAIISYDVHL, encoded by the exons ATGTCCAACTTGTCTCGCAAAAATCGATATCACAATGCAAAGCTGGTGCTCTGCATTGACATCGGCACTACATTTACAGCGGCATCGTATTGCCTGGTACCCCCAACTGACAAAGAAACCATAAAATTTCAGGAAATCAATCGTTGGCCAAAGCAG AATCATCCAGATGCAAAGGTGCCCTCGATTATTTACTACGACAAGGAAGGGAAGCCTCGCCTCCGTGGTGCCGAAATTGAGGATGAG GAATCTAAGATGGAGGCAGAAATATCGGACTGGAGACGGGCGGAATG GTGGAAGATGCTACTCCGCCCatcatatttttctttgccGGAAGGTTTTTCCGCAGCTGCGTTGCCGCCTCGTGTTACTGTAGAAAAGGCGTTCGAGGATCAAATGGCCTATGTTATGGAGAACGTACGAAGGTTCATCAATACCATGTACCCTGATGGCGTAGATCTTTGGAACACGCTCCATCAGTCAATGGTTCTTGTCCTGACGACACCAAATGGATGGGATGGCCTTCAACAGCATAAAATGAGAGAGGCCTCTGTAAAGTCTGGATTGATAAAGCCTGAGAAACGAAATTACGTCCGATTTGTCTCCGAGGGAGAG GCTGCCATTCATTACTGCATAGACAATACACCAAAAACTTTGTTAAAG ATTGGATCGACCATACTAGTATGCGACATTGGAG GTGGCACAATCGACCTCGG AGTTTACAAATTAGACAATCTAGAGCCGATAAGTTTGGCGGAAGTGGGGCCACCGAGCT GCTATCTCGCGGGCGGAGTATATGTCGATTATGAGGCAAAAATATTCATTAGAG ATAAACTTTCCGGTTCAAAATGGGGCACAAACGACGATATAGACAAGGCTGCCCAATGCTTTGAGAAAGGGGTAAAGCGGCTC TTCACTGGAAAAGAAGATAGTCGTTTCCTCAACCTTAATGGGAGCAATGCGTCAGATGAGTCGAGGGGAATCGTCCGAGGAAGACTCAAAATGAAAAG AGCAGATTtgatcaaaatttttgaacCTTCAATCAGGGTAATCCGTAACGCACTGATGGAGGCGTTAACCACGTCGACGTCTCGCATCGAT CAAATTTTCGTTGTTGGAGGTTTTGCAGATTCCCCTTACGTATATTCTCAAATCGAGGAATTTTTCAAAGGCCACAAGATCCCAGTTTGTAAACCAAATGATATCATGTCAAAAGCTATCTCCCATGGTGGGCTTAGATGGCACTTCGACTCCGGTGTTCAAGTTAGAATTGCGAAGCTGCATTACGGGGCAGAGACGACAGTTCTGTACGATCCAAAGGATGCTGAAATGGTAGGACGAGCCAAATTTCAAAACTGTCGAGGTGAATGGCGCGTTAGAAATGCCTGGAAAACTATAGTTCCCAAG AATACCAGAATAAGAGGCGAAGACGAGCATAGAGAAATTTTCCATATTGAATTTGAAGATCCCTCCGACCTGGAagtggagttggagttgttTGCATATCGTCTGTTGGAGCCACCTACATTCCTACGAAACAAAG ATGGCTCACTGGTGGAAGGAATCATACACCTTGGAACCGTCAAAGGCAACCTTCGGAGATGTTACGAGTTTTCAAAACTGAAAGTTTCCAAGGCGGGAAAGCAATACAAAATTCTCGAG TATCAAATTTGTCTGTACTTTGGCGATACAGAACTGAAGGCAAATTTGcgatggaaagaaaat GGAAAGACCGTGGTTGGCGACGCCATCATCTCGTACGATGTGCATCTCTGA
- a CDS encoding Delta(6)-protoilludene synthase (Delta(6)-protoilludene synthase K435DRAFT_659367): MSTASILTTPSTEPKLSVAANSEKKESAEPPFYILPDTLRNWPYERIISPYYRAAQAESVAWLESFKPFSPAAQVAFNKCDFSLVSALTFPKATHYNLRSACDLMHTFFTLDEHTDPLNTEETKVHCEATMDAILNPDKPRPAGEPIIGEIARQFWKRASAYAPQATKERFVKAWRSYLDSVILQASRRDRSHYICTIEEYMVARRDNIGSDPSFTFLEMSLEVDIPHHIMEHPTIVRLNRDTTDMIVLANDMCSYKKEILVDDADYNAVTVVMHNNKVGVDEGIQWISDLHDDIVDNFLKLREEVMTKTNFPSYGPEMDRQVEAYVEGLGQWIRGHDEWNFGSGRYFGDEGLHIQKTRKVIIA; encoded by the exons ATGTCCACCGCTAGCATTTTAACTACCCCTTCTACCGAGCCAAAGCTATCCGTGGCTGCCAACTCGGAGAAAAAAGAATCCGCGGAACCACCTTTCTATATCCTCCCTGACACATTGCGCAATTGGCCATACGAGCGTATCATCAGCCCTtactatcgtgctgcccaAGCCGAATCCGTCGCGTGGTTGGAAAGTTTCAAGCCGTTTTCTCCAGCTGCACAGGTAGCATTCAACAAATGTGACTTCA GTCTCGTGTCGGCATTGACCTTCCCCAAAGCGACTCATT ACAATCTCCGAAGTGCTTGCGATTTGATGCACACTTTTTTCACTCTGGACGAGCATACCGATCCTTTGAACACCGAGGAGACTAAGGTTCACTGTGAAGCCACCATGGATGCTATTCTCAACCCCGACAAGCCCCGCCCGGCAGGCGAGCCAATCATCGGGGAGATCGCACGCCA GTTCTGGAAGCGCGCTTCTGCCTACGCCCCCCAGGCAACCAAAGAGCGCTTTGTTAAGGCATGGCGTTCCTACCTTGACTCGGTCATTCTACAAGCCTCCCGCCGTGACCGCTCCCACTACATATGTACCATTGAAGAGTACATGGTAGCAAGGCGTGATAACATTGGCTCTGATCCCTCTTTCACTTTCTTGGAGATGTCGCTTGAGGTAGACATCCCTCACCACATCATGGAGCACCCCACCATCGTTCGCCTCAACAGGGATACTACGGACATGATTGTCCTTGCCAAC GACATGTGCTCGTATAAGAAAGAAATCCTGGTTGACGACGCTGATTACAACGCGGTCACTGTCGTAATGCACAACAACAAAGTTGGTGTTGATGAGGGCATTCAATGGATTTCCGACCTCCACGACGATATTGTTGATAACTTCCTGAAATTGCGCGAGGAGGTCATGACCAAGACCAACTTCCCTTCTTATGGACCAGAAATGGACCGTCAAGTTGAGGCTTACGTGGAAGGCCTTG GCCAATGGATTCGCGGTCACGATGAGTGGAACTTCGGCTCCGGAAGATACTTTGGAGATGAGGGACTACACATTCAGAAAACTCGCAAAGTCATCATTGCATAA
- a CDS encoding Putative serine/threonine-protein kinase/receptor R826 codes for MLDSVPKYFPNFLLKFWLSTGSILPTRPPRVHVYDVYDNELTEIHQSPKKSTSVFHELNIGLLEAETRKALSEAEGAFAKLELETEVVLKDLLDRTVWSGGSCSTKRSLPFDRKSVEILRKYFVFLRFRNSAGYRDTALSLTNSYQADPEEGVVYSAYRPLIVQFRLRHILRGFIKFLNHTSADGPFTKHAPEFPTSGISVDAFQEAMDLYCWSLCEAELCIGLATEDQEFMLSDRCFGTLDEGFDEDPECCDLFFPIFPTLALYILGTAGEHYPSTSTYLQTSRSTVWIDIGCESASDVHLRNAMILQTYPEFLYFQSLRTVSLSISSYDEFRWIQEHQDYSRLKQRCRQKFLQETVTKTLIVRGSLILTDLTDEVVLIGDSAVAHGSFSDVWKGVWDDPIERRPRTVALKFLRQIMVQNVREKLLKRLQAEVVAWHRLCHKNVSQLFGIFQSPNSIAMVSQWCDNGTICSYLKNTPNANRLRLLIQVASGISYLHAVKPTIVHGDLKGGNILIDENGNAIISDFGLSKVLEEEMTDANSGTSFFAGSTRWMAPELIFALVEDNGVIPPISTYSDVYAFASICLEIASGQLPYPNRSNDHSVTVDVIRGIKPSRTSVCLLGLTCDGEEAFWSMLEQCWSVEPASRPTMPHMLSFLEVLEASRR; via the exons ATGTTAGATTCAGTTCCGAAGTACTTTCCCAACTTCCTGTTGAAGTTCTGGCTGTCGAC GGGATCTATCCTTCCCACACGGCCGCCCAGAGTACATGTCTACGACGTGTACGACAATGAATTGACGGAAATTCACCAAAGTCCCAAGAAGTCGACCTCCGTTTTTCACGAGCTCAATATCGGACTTCTGGAAGCCGAGACCCGCAAGGCTCTTTCTGAAGCAGAAGGCGCTTTTGCGAAGCTAGAATTAGAGACTGAGGTCGTACTCAAAGATCTATTAGATCGGACTGTATGGAGTGGGGGATCCTGTTCCACCAAAAGGTCACTTCCCTTCGATCGTAAATCTGTTGAGATTCTACGAAAGTACTTCGTTTTCCTACGCTTTCGTAACAGCGCTGGATACCGCGATACTGCTCTGTCTCTCACGAATTCGTATCAGGCAGATCCCGAAGAAGGGGTGGTGTACTCGGCTTACCGCCCTCTCATTGTTCAGTTTCGCTTGCGACACATTTTACGGGGCTTTATCAAATTCTTGAACCATACCTCTGCTGATGGTCCATTTACTAAACATGCCCCAGAATTTCCTACATCTGGCATCTCGGTAGATGCTTTTCAGGAAGCGATGGATTTGTATTGCTGGAGCCTTTGCGAAGCAGAGCTGTGCATTGGTTTAGCGACTGAGGATCAAGAATTCATGCTCTCTGATCGCTGTTTCGGGACGTTAGATGAAGGATTCGATGAGGATCC GGAGTGTTGTGACCTTTTCTTCCCCATTTTCCCTACTTTGGCTCTCTATATACTCGGTACTGCCGGTGAACATTATCCCTCCACTTCGACGTACCTTCAGACCAGTAGATCCACTGTGTGGATTGACATCGGTTGTGAATCCGCTTCTGATGTCCATCTTCGGAACGCTATGATTCTTCAAACCTATCCCGAGTTTCTATATTTTCAGTCTCTTCGTACTGTATCACTCTCAATATCATCGTATGATGAATTCCGATGGATCCAAGAGCATCAGGATTACAGCAGACTCAAACAACGATGTCGGCAGAAATTCTTGCAAGAGACAGTCACGAAGACCTTGATCGTCAGGGGGTCACTAATTTTAACTGACCTGACCGATGAGGTTGTCCTTATTGGAGATTCGGCTGTAGCGCATGGGTCTTTCTCCGATGTATGGAAGGGGGTATGGGATGATCCCATCGAAAGGCGCCCGCGAACT GTAGCGCTCAAGTTCCTCAGGCAGATCATGGTACAGAATGTTCGCGAAAAACTTTTGAAA CGTCTTCAAGCAGAAGTGGTTGCATGGCATCGTCTTTGCCACAAGAACGTTAGCCAGCTATTTGGGATTTTCCAGTCCCCAAATAGTATAGCTATGGTATCGCAGTGGTGCGATAACGGAACTATCTGTAGCTATTTGAAGAATACTCCAAACGCGAACCGCCTGAGGCTC CTCATCCAAGTGGCATCAGGCATCTCGTACTTGCACGCCGTAAAGCCTACTATTGTGCACGGTGATTTGAAAGGG GGAAACATCCTGATAGATGAGAATGGAAACGCTATTATCTCTGACTTTGGGTTGTCCAAAGTTTTGGAAGAAGAGATGACGGACGCCAATTCAGGAACATCCTTCTTCGCGGGGTCAACACGATGGATGGCTCCCGAGCTCATCTTCGCACTTGTTGAAGATAATGGTGTGATTCCTCCAATATCTACCTACAGCGATGTTTATGCCTTTGCATCCATTTGTCTTGAG ATTGCTTCGGGCCAGCTTCCATACCCTAACCGTTCGAATGACCACTCCGTGACAGTCGATGTTATACGCGGTATCAAACCATCAAGAACATCCGTGTGCTTACTTGGACTCACATGCGACGGCGAAGAAGCATTTTGGAGCATGTTAGAACAATGCTGGAGCGTTGAACCCGCTTCGCGTCCTACGATGCCACACATGCTGTCCTTCCTGGAGGTTTTGGAGGCGTCTCGGCGATAA
- a CDS encoding Dynein light chain roadblock-type 2, whose amino-acid sequence MALRQSTQPSTSTARTSFISQPNHASANPAQAPNPNAAMSPELEQTLAMLSSHRSVLGYMLITRGHHPSIIRHSGVIFEGEQGKRYAAVVARIVESVQAGLEEVRVDDGLGAVAGEAEVDEVKFMRIRTKKHEIMISPDDKYLLAVLHDPTT is encoded by the exons ATG GCACTTAGGCAGTCTACACAACCATCAACGTCAACGGCAAGGACGTCTTTCATATCACAACCAAATCATGCGAGCGCGAATCCAGCTCAAGCACCAAATCCTAATGCTGCCATGTCACCTGAACTCGAACAAACGCTAGCGATGCTTTCCTCACACAGATCTGTTTTGGGCTACATGCTTATCACACGCGGTCATCATCCGAGCATTATCAGACATTCTGGTGTTATTTTCGAAGGCGAGCAAGGGAAAAGATATGCCGCAGTAGTTGCTCGGATAGTGGAAAGTGTACAAGCAGGTCTTGAAGAAGTACGAGTAGATGATGGTCTAGGTGCTGTGGCTGGAGAGGCCGAAGTG GATGAAGTCAAGTTTATGAGAATTCGCACAAAGAAGCACGAAATTATGATTTCTCCAG ATGATAAGTATCTGCTTGCTGTTTTACACGACCCTACGACATGA